One Qipengyuania aurantiaca genomic region harbors:
- a CDS encoding DUF499 domain-containing protein, which produces MAKSTRQYVFDGMELLPDALTPFVEKRLESSIQGHWQPEIAKRVVGLKVSKEGDIIWDQAALLKTIMYQWKEAFAAVLGHPERSYVSELLDVRHKLAHNETFTYDDAERALDTMRRLMEAISAGEAAAEIAKMRETILRTKYAELQRNEERRKTQRLNISVETVAGLLPWREVVEPHQDVATGEFQQAEFAADLGKVHAGSAPSEYSNPKEFFSRTYLTDGLSTLLVGAAKRLSQNGGDPVVELQTNFGGGKTHSMLALYHMVGETPAQDLPGLDQLLSKSELTVPSKVNRAVLVGTSRGPQDVLKVAGGREIRTTWGELAWQLGGAEAFDMVADNDANGIAPGSNLLEAIFKKCAPCLILIDEWVAYLRQIYKVEGLPSGSFDANLSFVQSLTEAVKASPGTLLVASLPASQIEVGGEGGQEALARLKQTFSRVESSWRPASQEESYEIVRRRLFKEIPGDRHHHKDNTLKQFAKLYRENSNDFPQGCSDEDYRRKLEKAYPIHPELFDQLYTSWGSLEKFQRTRGVLRLMAQVIHELWMSNDPSVMIMPGSVAISSSRVEPELLHYLDVNWQSIIAGDVDGASSTPYKIDQSAPNLNRYSATRRVARAVFMGSAPTYQEENRGLDDKQINLGVVQPGERPAIFGDALRRLTNQAKFMHSDLGRYWYSMSASLNRLAADRAGQLEDALILVTIDQELTKYVNGIADRGHFDAVQVAPASSSEVPDEAGGVRAVVLGVSHAHNGREGSDAQVEAKDILMQRGSTPRVYRNTLVFLSAEARQLDGLKDAVRSALAWESIVKDDKRLDLKKSDIALAEAKLAEAKDTMKTRLRECWCYLIYPHQEDAQSDVEWSSSKIPAQDGLLSRASKKLASDEGLLPELGPTRLDRDLQRYIWNGKPHLLLRDLWEYLNRYTYLPRLKDQTVLVKAVQAAVSGMLPGPFAYAEKWDENGESYLGLLIDKASSPHIVVDRDSVLIKPDVAEAHRPTPTNPGETSSEEGTPGSESGPTTQDEEQTTTTESSEKEKLPTRFNGTVMISPDRPARDIHQIVEAIVEQLTTIPGSEVSLKLEIDAEVASGLDRSKVRTLMENAATLGFIDKDIR; this is translated from the coding sequence ATGGCCAAAAGCACACGCCAATACGTTTTCGATGGGATGGAGTTGTTGCCTGACGCACTCACCCCTTTTGTTGAGAAACGCCTAGAAAGCTCGATTCAAGGACATTGGCAGCCTGAGATCGCTAAGCGGGTTGTCGGTTTGAAGGTCTCGAAAGAGGGCGACATTATCTGGGACCAGGCTGCGCTTCTTAAGACAATTATGTATCAGTGGAAGGAGGCTTTCGCGGCCGTTCTTGGTCATCCTGAACGGTCGTATGTGTCAGAACTGCTCGATGTGCGGCACAAGTTAGCCCATAATGAGACCTTCACCTATGACGACGCCGAGCGCGCGCTCGACACAATGCGTCGTCTCATGGAGGCAATAAGCGCAGGCGAAGCCGCGGCAGAAATCGCGAAAATGCGCGAGACAATCCTGCGCACCAAGTATGCCGAGCTACAACGCAATGAGGAGCGACGGAAAACGCAGCGCCTCAATATCTCTGTCGAGACGGTGGCAGGGCTGCTTCCTTGGCGTGAAGTCGTCGAGCCTCATCAGGATGTAGCTACCGGCGAATTCCAACAAGCCGAGTTTGCCGCCGATCTTGGCAAGGTTCACGCGGGGAGTGCTCCCTCAGAATACAGTAATCCCAAGGAGTTCTTCAGCCGAACCTACCTAACAGATGGTTTGAGCACGCTTCTGGTCGGCGCAGCGAAGCGACTTTCACAGAATGGTGGTGATCCCGTCGTCGAACTGCAGACGAACTTCGGCGGCGGCAAGACACACTCGATGCTCGCGCTATACCATATGGTCGGCGAGACACCTGCCCAGGATTTGCCTGGGCTGGATCAGCTGCTGTCAAAGAGCGAGCTCACCGTACCCTCAAAAGTCAATCGCGCAGTCCTCGTTGGAACATCACGCGGCCCGCAAGATGTCTTGAAGGTCGCAGGCGGTCGGGAAATCCGCACGACATGGGGCGAGCTGGCCTGGCAATTGGGCGGCGCCGAAGCCTTCGATATGGTTGCCGACAACGACGCAAACGGTATCGCGCCCGGTTCAAACTTGCTCGAGGCGATCTTCAAGAAGTGCGCACCGTGCCTGATCCTGATCGACGAATGGGTCGCTTACCTCCGCCAGATCTACAAGGTTGAGGGCCTGCCTTCGGGCTCATTCGATGCGAACCTTTCCTTCGTCCAGTCGCTCACGGAGGCGGTCAAGGCCAGCCCTGGCACGCTCCTCGTGGCTTCATTGCCTGCATCGCAGATTGAGGTCGGGGGTGAAGGCGGTCAGGAAGCCCTGGCACGCCTCAAGCAGACCTTTTCGCGTGTAGAATCCTCGTGGCGCCCAGCCTCGCAAGAGGAGAGCTACGAGATTGTGCGACGTCGGCTCTTCAAGGAAATCCCCGGCGACAGGCACCATCACAAGGACAACACGCTCAAACAATTCGCGAAGCTGTATCGGGAAAACTCGAACGATTTCCCTCAGGGATGCTCCGACGAGGACTATCGCCGCAAGCTCGAAAAGGCCTATCCGATCCACCCCGAGCTGTTCGACCAGCTCTACACCAGTTGGGGTTCGCTCGAGAAATTCCAGCGCACGCGCGGCGTGCTGCGGCTCATGGCGCAAGTCATCCATGAGCTTTGGATGAGCAACGACCCGTCGGTTATGATCATGCCAGGAAGTGTGGCTATCAGTTCGTCGCGGGTCGAACCGGAGCTTTTGCACTACCTCGACGTCAACTGGCAGTCGATCATTGCGGGAGACGTCGACGGTGCCAGCTCGACGCCTTACAAGATCGACCAATCGGCACCTAACCTCAACCGATACTCGGCAACCAGACGAGTGGCGCGAGCTGTGTTCATGGGCTCGGCACCTACTTATCAGGAAGAAAACCGGGGCCTCGACGACAAACAGATCAACCTTGGCGTCGTGCAGCCGGGGGAGCGGCCAGCAATCTTCGGTGATGCCCTTCGTCGACTGACGAACCAGGCCAAGTTCATGCACAGCGATCTCGGTCGCTACTGGTATTCGATGTCCGCGAGCCTCAACCGGCTCGCAGCCGATCGCGCCGGCCAGCTTGAAGATGCGCTGATCTTGGTCACGATCGACCAGGAACTCACGAAGTACGTCAATGGTATCGCGGACCGGGGGCACTTCGATGCCGTCCAGGTTGCACCGGCGTCATCTTCCGAAGTGCCCGACGAAGCGGGTGGCGTTCGGGCAGTCGTGCTGGGTGTGTCTCATGCCCACAACGGCCGCGAAGGATCCGATGCCCAGGTCGAAGCGAAGGACATCTTGATGCAGCGCGGTTCTACGCCGCGTGTCTATCGTAACACCTTGGTGTTTTTGAGTGCGGAAGCGCGGCAACTCGATGGGCTGAAGGACGCTGTTCGGTCGGCCCTCGCCTGGGAATCGATCGTCAAGGATGACAAACGCCTCGACCTGAAAAAGAGCGACATTGCCCTAGCGGAAGCGAAGCTTGCCGAAGCCAAGGACACGATGAAGACCCGGCTTCGCGAATGCTGGTGTTACCTCATCTACCCGCACCAGGAAGATGCGCAGTCGGATGTCGAATGGTCTTCGAGCAAAATCCCGGCGCAGGATGGGCTTTTGTCTAGAGCCAGCAAAAAGCTAGCGAGCGATGAGGGACTCTTGCCGGAATTGGGCCCCACGAGGCTAGACCGCGATTTGCAACGCTATATCTGGAACGGCAAACCGCACCTGCTTTTGCGGGATCTGTGGGAGTATCTCAACCGGTACACCTACCTCCCAAGGCTCAAAGACCAAACGGTGCTCGTCAAAGCCGTGCAGGCGGCTGTCTCAGGGATGCTGCCTGGGCCATTTGCATATGCTGAAAAGTGGGACGAAAATGGCGAGAGCTATCTTGGGCTCCTGATCGATAAGGCATCGAGCCCGCACATCGTTGTTGATCGCGACAGCGTCCTAATCAAACCAGACGTCGCGGAAGCTCATCGGCCCACACCAACCAATCCTGGAGAGACGTCCTCAGAAGAAGGCACTCCCGGGAGTGAATCTGGCCCGACAACGCAGGACGAAGAACAAACAACCACAACCGAGTCGAGCGAAAAGGAAAAGCTCCCGACACGGTTCAATGGAACGGTCATGATTTCTCCGGATCGGCCGGCTCGTGACATCCATCAGATCGTCGAAGCCATCGTCGAACAGCTCACGACCATTCCGGGTAGTGAGGTCTCGTTGAAGCTGGAGATCGATGCGGAAGTAGCGAGCGGTCTCGACCGATCCAAAGTTCGGACGTTGATGGAGAATGCGGCAACGCTTGGCTTCATCGACAAGGATATCCGATAG
- a CDS encoding single-stranded DNA-binding protein gives MTNIAILTGRIARDPETRETKGGTNVTGITVVTDRPARDKDGKTYKDENGYTAKESEFHRVTCFNGLAKTVGQYCSKGQLVSVQGRIHYTQWEDKDGVTRYGTEILADKVDFLSRGNGSSDDNDNTDAPEID, from the coding sequence ATGACCAATATCGCAATCCTCACCGGCCGCATCGCTCGCGATCCGGAAACCCGCGAGACCAAGGGCGGCACCAATGTCACCGGGATCACCGTCGTCACCGATCGCCCCGCACGCGACAAGGACGGCAAGACCTACAAGGACGAGAACGGCTACACCGCCAAGGAAAGTGAGTTCCACCGGGTGACCTGCTTCAACGGCCTCGCCAAGACCGTCGGCCAGTACTGCTCCAAGGGCCAGCTGGTTTCGGTACAGGGCCGCATCCACTACACCCAGTGGGAGGACAAGGACGGGGTCACGCGCTACGGCACCGAGATCCTCGCCGATAAGGTCGACTTCCTCTCTCGCGGCAACGGGTCGAGCGACGACAACGACAACACCGACGCTCCCGAAATCGACTGA
- a CDS encoding type IV secretion system DNA-binding domain-containing protein, which translates to MKHNLLNFTRGSQLLGHFGFMFAAGLKGPLIVTGLVAVGNCYWEVRSALSDHQIYLVWMHIYASLYAFMEFDPAKLVNLELLDGEKVGLPFGIVREFPPMREAVEAFRTAVKQGLLVSAVLLIPAFVFFWWFAERFGGRSKERKHERGAMLVSLDELEEEIERHNKAFRAEELGRKFGWKWRLASSSALAEAGHYQPAHLAGVSWPWRLEQSHAMLIGTTGTGKTVALTEIVAEARERGQRAVIFDLTGAFIEAFYDPARDIILNPVDVRCPLWSVFNDCTTEAEFHAAAEALVPHDGGGSEQFWVLAARMLFVEMCLHLARTGTATNEALARRLMTADLSEVHKLMRGTMADPLTAPEAARMAESIRAVFNANAKVLKLLPSSGPRFSVRDWVKGGCQAGSILFLSARYVDMSISSQLLTLWLDTAMNTLMTLERTQDLRMWFLIDELGALHRLPALEKGLQTARNFGGAIVTGVHAFAKLKEVYGENMAMTLSSLARTKLILATADRETATWCSDFIGHRQVRDMEEGYSYGYNNARDAVSLTPRRQIEPLLLPDQFMNLPRLSAYIKFPDGFPAAPVSLIPRTRGRIAEGFIAREKPLIKPGQGPAAMTPQAKPGSKPNDEHPASNDDGAGKPVDTKQLKLDLEGQRRVADEPQDRQEPVPFEKLNAGRAIGDLDAEARSDTHLDADPTLPLAAVQTGEDARAMGAEQHPSEPGTAGDDAGGKAGSTQRDRAAANGRQSLTPVEKDLREGAVADPPEKDFGEFEPDM; encoded by the coding sequence ATGAAGCATAATCTCCTGAATTTCACCCGCGGGAGCCAGTTGCTCGGCCACTTTGGTTTCATGTTTGCAGCCGGCCTGAAGGGCCCCTTGATTGTCACCGGCCTGGTAGCGGTCGGCAACTGCTATTGGGAAGTGCGGTCGGCTCTGAGTGATCACCAGATCTACCTGGTCTGGATGCATATCTACGCCAGTCTCTATGCCTTCATGGAGTTCGATCCGGCCAAGCTGGTCAACCTTGAACTGCTTGACGGCGAAAAGGTCGGCCTCCCGTTCGGCATCGTTCGCGAGTTCCCGCCGATGCGCGAGGCGGTCGAGGCGTTTCGTACGGCAGTGAAGCAGGGATTGCTGGTCTCGGCGGTACTGCTGATCCCGGCCTTCGTGTTTTTCTGGTGGTTCGCCGAGCGCTTTGGCGGGCGGTCGAAGGAGCGCAAGCACGAGCGCGGTGCGATGCTTGTTTCGCTCGACGAACTCGAAGAAGAAATCGAGCGTCACAACAAGGCATTCCGGGCCGAAGAACTGGGGCGCAAGTTCGGCTGGAAGTGGCGGCTTGCGAGCTCGTCGGCGCTCGCGGAAGCGGGCCACTACCAACCCGCACATCTCGCCGGTGTAAGCTGGCCGTGGCGGCTCGAGCAGAGCCACGCCATGCTCATTGGCACAACCGGAACCGGCAAGACCGTGGCGCTCACCGAAATTGTTGCCGAAGCACGTGAACGCGGCCAGCGCGCGGTGATTTTCGACCTCACAGGCGCCTTCATAGAGGCCTTCTACGATCCCGCGCGCGATATCATTCTCAATCCTGTCGATGTTCGGTGTCCGCTGTGGAGCGTGTTCAACGACTGCACGACGGAAGCCGAATTTCATGCCGCTGCCGAAGCACTCGTACCCCATGACGGCGGTGGTTCCGAACAGTTCTGGGTGCTCGCGGCGCGCATGCTGTTCGTGGAGATGTGTCTCCATCTTGCACGCACCGGCACAGCGACCAACGAGGCCTTGGCACGGCGGCTGATGACCGCTGACCTGTCCGAAGTGCATAAGCTGATGCGAGGAACGATGGCCGACCCGCTGACCGCTCCGGAGGCGGCCCGCATGGCGGAATCGATCCGCGCGGTGTTCAATGCGAATGCGAAAGTGCTCAAGCTCTTGCCCTCTTCCGGACCGCGCTTTTCGGTCCGCGACTGGGTCAAAGGCGGCTGCCAGGCGGGCTCGATCCTGTTCCTCTCTGCCCGCTATGTCGACATGAGCATCTCCTCGCAGTTGCTGACGCTGTGGCTCGACACGGCGATGAATACGCTGATGACGCTCGAGCGCACACAGGACCTGCGGATGTGGTTCCTGATCGACGAGCTCGGCGCCCTTCACCGACTACCGGCGCTTGAAAAGGGGCTGCAAACTGCGCGCAACTTCGGCGGTGCGATCGTCACCGGGGTGCATGCGTTTGCCAAGCTCAAGGAAGTCTACGGCGAGAACATGGCCATGACATTGTCCTCGCTTGCGCGCACCAAGCTCATCCTGGCGACAGCCGATCGCGAAACGGCGACTTGGTGCTCCGATTTCATCGGCCACCGGCAGGTGCGGGACATGGAAGAAGGCTACAGCTACGGGTACAACAATGCGCGCGACGCAGTCAGCCTGACCCCCAGGCGGCAGATCGAGCCGTTGCTTCTGCCCGACCAGTTCATGAACCTTCCGCGGTTGTCGGCCTACATCAAATTTCCCGACGGATTCCCCGCTGCGCCGGTCTCGCTCATTCCGCGCACGCGTGGTCGTATTGCCGAGGGATTCATCGCCCGCGAGAAACCGCTCATAAAGCCTGGCCAGGGTCCTGCGGCAATGACGCCCCAAGCAAAGCCGGGTTCGAAACCGAATGACGAGCATCCCGCCTCGAACGATGACGGTGCCGGTAAGCCTGTCGATACTAAGCAGCTCAAACTCGACCTGGAGGGGCAGCGCCGTGTCGCCGATGAACCGCAGGATCGTCAGGAGCCTGTGCCGTTTGAAAAGCTGAACGCAGGGCGCGCTATTGGTGATCTCGATGCCGAAGCCCGCTCCGATACGCATCTGGATGCGGATCCAACGCTACCTCTGGCTGCCGTGCAAACCGGTGAGGATGCACGAGCAATGGGCGCGGAACAGCATCCGTCCGAACCAGGAACCGCCGGCGATGACGCAGGTGGCAAGGCTGGTTCGACGCAACGAGACCGTGCGGCGGCCAACGGGCGTCAGTCGCTCACGCCGGTCGAAAAAGACCTGCGTGAAGGTGCGGTCGCAGATCCTCCGGAAAAGGACTTCGGCGAGTTCGAACCCGATATGTGA
- a CDS encoding HNH endonuclease, producing the protein MKGVFEISGNSRYDDLITERYHFPSQYLPHARQIENDWILYRETRVSGGRMAYIATAFVERIDPDEADPTHYYARVRDYLPFDDAVSYRDKDGRFAERFLRDMARPGDAGRTLRGKSVRMLDGDDFVAIVNQGLSETLDPDNRIRLELDERYIDDATAALLADDFGERRIDQILVNKKIRAASFRNQVLDAYDSTCAVTGLRIINGGGKAEAQAAHIWSVADGGPDIVPNGVALSATAHWLFDRHLITFDDNLCLLVSHNKVPSDLLKLFPPSGQKIRLPVDPRDHPRPDFVAKHRARFAGF; encoded by the coding sequence GTGAAGGGTGTATTCGAGATCAGCGGCAATTCGCGCTACGACGACCTCATTACCGAGCGGTATCATTTCCCCTCGCAATATCTTCCTCACGCCCGCCAGATCGAGAACGACTGGATCCTCTATCGCGAAACCCGCGTATCGGGCGGTCGGATGGCTTATATCGCGACCGCATTCGTTGAGCGGATCGATCCCGATGAGGCTGATCCAACCCATTACTACGCGCGCGTCAGGGACTATCTACCCTTCGATGATGCAGTCTCCTACCGCGATAAGGACGGACGCTTTGCCGAACGCTTCCTGCGCGACATGGCCCGTCCTGGCGATGCCGGAAGGACGCTGCGCGGCAAATCGGTGCGCATGCTCGACGGCGATGATTTCGTCGCCATCGTCAATCAGGGGCTGAGCGAGACGCTCGACCCGGACAACCGGATCAGGCTCGAGCTCGACGAGCGGTACATCGACGATGCGACCGCCGCGCTGCTGGCCGATGATTTTGGGGAACGCCGGATCGATCAGATCCTGGTGAACAAGAAGATCCGTGCCGCCAGTTTCCGCAATCAGGTGCTCGATGCTTATGACAGCACCTGCGCCGTCACGGGATTGCGGATCATTAATGGTGGCGGGAAAGCTGAGGCACAGGCGGCCCATATCTGGTCCGTCGCCGATGGCGGACCCGACATCGTACCCAACGGCGTGGCACTCTCGGCTACGGCCCATTGGCTGTTCGACCGACATCTCATCACATTCGACGATAACCTGTGCCTGCTCGTATCGCATAACAAGGTGCCGTCCGACCTTTTGAAGCTCTTCCCACCTTCAGGACAGAAGATCAGGCTTCCGGTCGATCCGAGGGATCACCCCCGTCCGGACTTTGTTGCCAAGCATCGCGCGCGTTTTGCGGGGTTCTGA
- the mobF gene encoding MobF family relaxase: MLSVANVRSPSAAASYFAADNYYTGADADRSGTWVGKGAERLGLEGRVSAEQFDALLRGELPGGIQVGNAGQAHRPGTDLTFSLPKSWSLLALVGGDQRIIDAYREAVIETLRWAEKNAAQTRMGSQAGYGKVATDNLTIGLFQHDTNRNQEPNLHFHAVVANVTQGSDGKWRALRNDKLWSFNTLLNSMTMARFRLAVEKMGYDAGPVGKHGNFEAAGIAREQVMAFSMRREEVLDAVRQLGENTPKTRDIAVLDTRKSKAPARDRDGLLDAWRQKAQEVGVDLAGLIDASQMRAATKDIPSSKEGNLLQRGIAKLREFAQRIKGDPADPLIPAHVLKQDAPTIAAAQAVASAVRHLSQREAAFPREGLLKAALDFGLPTTMDHVETRVHALVRSGALEPGKGEHKGWLASREALDLESTILANVDQGRGAVSPILDRSDAAERVQAVAALNHGISLNEGQENAASLVLSSRDRIVAIQGIAGAGKSSVMKPVSQLLREEGKQVLGLAVQNTLVQMLERDTGIRSMTIARFLAQWGRLLHEPGNASLLSEARSTLGDHVLVLDEASMVSNEDKAKLVRLANLAEVHRLVLVGDKRQLGAVDAGKPFDLVQQAGIERANMDVNLRGRDPVLRRAQAAAQEGRIDDALRALAPSTIEARGDSAIVAAEKWLSLSPADRDRTSIYASGRALRSAVNEAVQRGLKANGELGPRSGRLTVHSRVNVTHEELRYLRTYQQGMVLNFRSRDSTQKLSKGDYTVKTIDHARRQLVLEDRKGRLRKFNPARLRPGAADSRLSIFERKSLSIIEGDKIRWTDNDHKRGLFNADQARIVAIDTKGLTVETSGGKELRLSRGDPMLKRMDLAYALNAHMAQGLTSDRGIAVMDSRERNLANRQTFLVTVTRLRDGLTLIADNAEKLGRAIKSNSGEKASALEVTQRLKVAAAKGLSQNKDVGSASPARDKPELTKERVKPFEIGI; the protein is encoded by the coding sequence ATGCTTTCCGTCGCCAATGTGCGTTCGCCTTCGGCTGCCGCGAGCTATTTCGCGGCAGACAATTACTACACCGGCGCCGACGCCGATCGCTCCGGAACCTGGGTCGGGAAGGGAGCGGAACGTCTTGGTCTTGAGGGCCGCGTCAGCGCCGAGCAGTTCGATGCCTTGCTGCGGGGAGAACTTCCCGGAGGTATCCAGGTCGGCAACGCGGGTCAGGCCCACAGGCCGGGAACCGACCTCACATTCTCACTCCCGAAAAGCTGGTCGCTGCTCGCGCTGGTGGGCGGCGACCAGCGGATTATCGATGCCTATCGGGAGGCCGTCATCGAGACCTTGCGCTGGGCAGAAAAGAACGCGGCGCAGACCCGGATGGGCAGTCAGGCTGGTTACGGGAAGGTCGCGACCGACAACCTGACGATTGGTCTTTTCCAGCACGACACCAACCGCAACCAGGAGCCAAACCTGCATTTTCACGCGGTCGTGGCAAACGTCACGCAAGGCAGCGACGGGAAGTGGCGCGCGCTTCGCAATGACAAGCTTTGGTCGTTCAACACCCTGCTCAACTCGATGACCATGGCGCGCTTTCGTCTGGCGGTCGAGAAAATGGGCTACGACGCAGGGCCGGTTGGAAAGCATGGCAATTTCGAAGCAGCGGGCATCGCCCGCGAGCAGGTCATGGCTTTTTCCATGCGGCGCGAAGAAGTCCTAGACGCGGTACGCCAGCTGGGTGAGAACACCCCGAAAACCCGCGACATCGCCGTGCTCGATACAAGGAAAAGCAAGGCGCCCGCCAGGGACCGGGACGGCCTTCTCGATGCATGGCGACAGAAAGCCCAGGAAGTCGGAGTTGACCTTGCCGGTCTGATCGATGCGTCGCAGATGCGGGCTGCAACGAAGGACATTCCCAGCTCGAAAGAAGGGAACCTCCTTCAGCGTGGAATTGCGAAGCTGAGAGAGTTTGCCCAGCGGATCAAGGGCGATCCGGCGGATCCACTGATCCCTGCCCATGTCCTCAAGCAGGATGCGCCGACCATCGCGGCTGCACAGGCCGTGGCCTCTGCGGTACGTCATCTCTCGCAGCGCGAGGCAGCCTTTCCCCGTGAGGGATTGCTGAAGGCGGCGCTCGATTTTGGGCTGCCGACGACGATGGACCACGTCGAAACCCGTGTGCACGCATTGGTCAGAAGCGGCGCACTCGAGCCCGGCAAAGGCGAACACAAAGGCTGGCTGGCGAGCCGGGAGGCGCTTGACCTTGAAAGCACCATTCTCGCGAATGTCGACCAGGGACGAGGTGCGGTGTCGCCCATCCTGGATCGATCGGACGCCGCAGAACGGGTTCAGGCTGTTGCGGCGCTCAACCACGGAATTTCGCTCAACGAAGGGCAGGAGAATGCGGCGAGCCTTGTGCTCTCATCGCGTGACAGGATCGTAGCGATCCAGGGCATAGCCGGGGCGGGCAAAAGCAGCGTGATGAAGCCGGTTTCCCAACTGCTCCGCGAGGAAGGCAAGCAAGTGCTGGGGCTCGCGGTGCAGAACACGCTCGTCCAGATGCTCGAGCGCGACACCGGCATCCGTTCGATGACCATTGCCCGCTTTCTCGCGCAATGGGGCAGGCTTCTGCATGAGCCGGGAAATGCCTCGCTGCTGAGTGAGGCTCGGAGCACGCTTGGAGACCATGTCCTGGTGCTCGACGAGGCGTCGATGGTGTCGAACGAGGACAAGGCCAAGCTGGTACGGTTGGCAAACCTAGCCGAAGTCCATCGTCTGGTTCTCGTCGGCGACAAGCGACAACTTGGTGCCGTCGATGCCGGTAAGCCCTTCGACCTCGTCCAACAGGCCGGGATCGAGCGCGCCAACATGGATGTGAATTTGCGCGGCCGCGATCCCGTCCTGCGGCGAGCCCAAGCCGCCGCGCAGGAGGGACGTATCGACGATGCGCTCCGGGCGCTTGCTCCTTCAACCATCGAGGCTCGCGGGGACAGTGCGATTGTTGCTGCCGAAAAGTGGCTTTCGCTCAGCCCGGCGGATCGGGATCGGACCTCGATCTACGCTTCGGGACGGGCCTTACGGTCTGCGGTCAACGAGGCTGTTCAGCGCGGACTCAAGGCCAACGGCGAGCTCGGCCCACGATCGGGCCGGCTGACCGTTCATTCGCGGGTGAATGTGACACACGAGGAGCTGCGCTATCTTCGCACTTACCAACAGGGCATGGTCCTCAACTTTCGCTCGCGCGACAGCACCCAGAAACTCTCCAAGGGCGACTACACCGTCAAGACCATCGACCATGCGCGCAGGCAGCTCGTGCTTGAGGACAGGAAGGGCCGGCTTCGCAAGTTCAATCCCGCGCGATTGCGGCCAGGCGCAGCCGATAGCCGGCTGTCGATCTTCGAACGCAAATCGCTGTCCATCATTGAGGGTGACAAGATCCGTTGGACCGACAACGACCACAAGCGCGGGCTGTTCAACGCTGACCAGGCGAGGATCGTGGCCATCGACACAAAGGGCCTCACGGTGGAGACGTCCGGGGGCAAGGAGCTCCGCCTGAGCCGCGGCGACCCCATGCTCAAACGCATGGACCTCGCCTATGCCCTCAATGCGCATATGGCGCAGGGACTCACATCGGATCGCGGGATCGCGGTGATGGACAGCCGCGAACGCAATCTCGCCAATCGGCAGACCTTCCTGGTCACGGTGACCCGGCTTCGCGACGGCCTTACGCTGATTGCAGATAATGCCGAGAAACTCGGCCGGGCTATTAAGTCCAACAGCGGCGAGAAAGCATCGGCCCTCGAAGTAACGCAAAGGCTCAAAGTGGCAGCTGCCAAGGGGCTTTCGCAAAACAAGGATGTGGGCAGCGCTTCGCCTGCAAGGGACAAGCCCGAACTCACCAAGGAAAGGGTAAAGCCTTTCGAAATCGGCATTTGA
- a CDS encoding S24 family peptidase, protein MEHVREELDRLIQQRRLGYSSISRMIGRNSSYIQQFIKRGSPRKLDDDDRRTLASFFGVDEQVLGGPPAPMRDGLIEIPVLNVDASAGFGAIAESETAHTRFGFDERWLGRLTRAKSASLSIIHVLGDSMEPTLSDGDEVLVDASDQGSRLRDGIYVLRADDALVVKRVTLKPGGRKITISSDNSAYPSWDDVDRSEIQVVGRVIWFGRAV, encoded by the coding sequence ATGGAACATGTCAGAGAGGAGCTCGATCGCCTGATCCAGCAGCGACGGCTCGGATATTCCTCGATCTCGCGGATGATCGGACGAAACTCGTCCTATATTCAGCAGTTCATCAAGCGTGGATCGCCGCGCAAGCTGGATGATGATGACCGGCGCACGCTTGCCAGCTTCTTCGGGGTCGACGAGCAAGTGCTTGGCGGACCGCCCGCACCCATGCGTGACGGGTTGATCGAAATACCCGTGCTCAATGTCGATGCATCGGCAGGCTTTGGAGCGATTGCCGAAAGCGAGACCGCCCATACCCGTTTCGGTTTCGACGAACGCTGGCTTGGCCGGTTGACCCGGGCAAAGAGCGCCAGCCTTTCGATCATCCACGTCCTGGGCGACTCCATGGAGCCGACACTCAGCGATGGCGACGAGGTGCTGGTCGATGCATCGGACCAGGGCTCGCGGCTACGCGACGGTATTTACGTCCTGCGCGCCGACGATGCGCTGGTGGTCAAGCGCGTGACGCTCAAGCCCGGTGGCCGCAAGATCACCATCAGCAGTGATAATTCGGCCTATCCCAGCTGGGATGATGTCGACCGGTCTGAGATTCAGGTGGTCGGCCGTGTCATCTGGTTCGGACGCGCTGTCTGA
- a CDS encoding DUF6437 family protein: MPRNRSAIAALQKLEADREALDAKERELEVQAARELGEIILGSGLESFSKKGLRKVAEELGKLGEDAAIEKLTGRGSTRASNAAPGTQ; this comes from the coding sequence ATGCCCCGAAACAGGAGCGCGATTGCAGCCTTACAAAAGCTCGAAGCAGACCGCGAGGCGCTCGACGCCAAAGAACGCGAACTTGAAGTGCAAGCGGCCAGAGAACTCGGCGAAATCATCCTGGGAAGCGGCCTCGAAAGCTTCTCGAAGAAGGGCCTGAGGAAGGTTGCCGAAGAACTCGGGAAACTCGGTGAGGATGCCGCGATCGAGAAACTGACGGGGCGCGGTTCAACCCGAGCTTCGAATGCAGCGCCGGGAACCCAGTAA